From a region of the Myxococcaceae bacterium JPH2 genome:
- a CDS encoding class I SAM-dependent methyltransferase has protein sequence MAQLTLVPPDIEAYAEAHTEHVSPLLEELRELTYAEVASPHMQVGRMEGTFLRLLVALLQARRVLELGTFTGYSALCMAEALPADGELITCDLNPSVAEVARRFFARSPHGHKVHLRLGPALETLATLKGPFDLAFIDADKGNYAAYYDAVLPLLRPGGLVVADNVLWSGRVLQPESAQDHAIVAFNQKVAADPRVEKVMLTVRDGMLLARKR, from the coding sequence ATGGCACAGCTCACGCTTGTCCCCCCAGACATCGAGGCCTACGCGGAAGCCCATACCGAGCACGTCTCCCCGCTGCTGGAGGAGCTGCGCGAGCTGACGTACGCCGAGGTCGCGTCGCCGCACATGCAGGTGGGACGTATGGAAGGCACCTTCCTGCGCCTCCTGGTGGCCCTGCTCCAGGCGCGGCGGGTGCTGGAGCTCGGCACCTTCACGGGCTACTCGGCGCTGTGCATGGCCGAGGCGCTCCCGGCGGACGGGGAGCTCATCACCTGCGACCTCAACCCGAGCGTGGCGGAGGTGGCCCGGCGCTTCTTCGCGAGGAGCCCGCATGGGCACAAGGTCCACCTGCGGCTCGGGCCCGCGCTGGAGACGCTGGCCACGCTGAAGGGCCCGTTCGACCTGGCCTTCATCGACGCGGACAAGGGCAACTACGCCGCGTACTACGACGCGGTGCTGCCGCTGTTGCGCCCCGGCGGACTGGTGGTGGCGGACAACGTGCTGTGGAGCGGCCGGGTCCTCCAGCCGGAGTCCGCGCAGGACCACGCCATCGTCGCCTTCAACCAGAAGGTGGCCGCGGATCCGCGCGTGGAGAAGGTGATGCTCACCGTGCGCGACGGCATGTTGCTGGCGCGCAAGCGCTGA
- a CDS encoding carboxypeptidase M32 produces the protein MDTWLLHRMRELRDLQGVIGLATWDQETYLPAKAGPARASQLSTLRGLYHERLVDPRLGDALAQAATQADLSADSRAMVRVLTRERDRQVRVPGALVKALAEAQGKSLHAWREARIQKRFSLFQPHLARVLEIRREQADAYGHDGERYDALLEGYEPGMRVARLTPVLTALREKLIPMVATLASAQRARPALFDGRRYPQDAQWAFTMRLLKDVGFDLEAGRQDLSIHPFTGGTHALDVRLTTHVDEANPLPALFSTIHEAGHGLYEQGFSPEHHGTPLAVAPSMGLHESQSRLWENLVGRSRPFWEHYYPHLRAAFPEALAGVDVDTFHGVINHVAPSLIRIDADEVTYNLHIALRYELELLLIRDALPLDDLPAAWNERMRHYLGITPPDDTRGVLQDIHWAWGEFGYFPTYTLGNLYAASLHRAARRAIPDLEGHLSRGELLPLRDWLRTHVHAHGFRTPAEERVRDITGQGLTDADFLAYLRDKYGALSGVAL, from the coding sequence ATGGACACCTGGCTGCTTCACCGCATGCGCGAACTGCGCGACCTTCAAGGCGTCATTGGCCTGGCCACCTGGGACCAGGAGACGTACCTGCCCGCCAAGGCGGGGCCGGCCCGCGCCTCCCAGCTCTCCACCCTCCGGGGCCTGTACCACGAGCGATTGGTGGACCCGCGCCTGGGGGACGCGCTGGCCCAGGCGGCCACCCAGGCAGACCTGTCCGCGGATTCGCGCGCCATGGTGCGCGTGCTCACCCGCGAGCGGGACCGGCAGGTTCGCGTCCCCGGCGCGCTCGTGAAGGCCCTGGCCGAGGCGCAGGGCAAGTCCCTGCACGCCTGGCGCGAGGCCCGCATCCAGAAGCGCTTCTCCCTCTTCCAGCCCCACCTGGCGCGCGTGCTGGAGATCCGCCGCGAGCAGGCGGACGCCTACGGCCACGACGGCGAGCGCTATGACGCCCTCCTGGAGGGATACGAGCCCGGCATGCGCGTGGCGCGCCTGACGCCGGTGCTCACCGCGCTGCGCGAGAAGCTCATCCCCATGGTGGCCACGCTCGCGTCCGCGCAGCGCGCCCGCCCGGCCCTGTTCGATGGCCGCCGCTATCCGCAGGACGCGCAGTGGGCCTTCACGATGCGCCTCTTGAAGGACGTGGGCTTCGACCTGGAGGCGGGGCGCCAGGACCTGAGCATCCACCCGTTCACCGGCGGCACGCACGCGCTCGACGTCCGGCTCACCACGCATGTGGACGAGGCCAACCCGCTGCCCGCCCTCTTCAGCACCATCCACGAGGCGGGCCACGGCCTGTACGAGCAGGGCTTCTCCCCCGAGCACCACGGCACGCCCCTGGCCGTCGCGCCCTCCATGGGCCTGCACGAGTCCCAGTCGCGGCTGTGGGAGAACCTGGTGGGCCGCAGCCGTCCCTTCTGGGAGCACTACTATCCGCACCTGCGCGCGGCGTTCCCGGAGGCGCTGGCCGGTGTGGACGTGGACACCTTCCACGGCGTCATCAACCACGTCGCGCCGTCGCTCATCCGCATCGACGCGGACGAGGTGACGTACAACCTCCACATCGCCCTGCGCTACGAGCTGGAGCTGCTGCTCATCCGCGACGCGCTCCCGCTCGACGATCTGCCCGCCGCCTGGAACGAGCGCATGCGCCACTATCTGGGCATCACCCCGCCGGACGACACGCGCGGCGTGCTCCAGGACATCCACTGGGCCTGGGGTGAGTTCGGCTACTTCCCCACGTACACGTTGGGCAATCTCTACGCGGCGTCCCTCCACCGCGCCGCGCGGCGCGCCATCCCGGACCTGGAGGGGCACCTGTCCCGCGGCGAACTGTTGCCCCTGCGCGACTGGCTGCGCACCCACGTCCACGCGCACGGCTTCCGCACGCCCGCGGAGGAGCGGGTGCGCGACATCACCGGCCAGGGACTCACCGACGCCGACTTCCTCGCCTATCTGCGGGACAAGTACGGCGCGCTCTCCGGCGTGGCGCTGTAG
- a CDS encoding peptide chain release factor 3 — protein sequence MTANELEREVARRRTFAIISHPDAGKTTLTEKLLLYGGAIHLAGSVKAKRARRHATSDWMELEKERGISVTSSVLQFVYRDHAVNLLDTPGHQDFSEDTYRTLSAADSAVMLIDAAKGVEPQTKKLFKVCRMRGIPIFTFVNKLDRFGREPLELMNELEQVLGIRSYPMNWPIGMGPEFRGVYERQNRVVHVFSSEGSHGESEVSERSVSIDSDEIRTVLTEAELAKLHEDIELLDIGGDEFTRAKCDAGQLSPMFFGSAMTNFGVRPFLDAFLDLAPAPAGRTTRGGTREPSNPKFAGFVFKIQANMDPAHRDRIAFMRVVSGRYVKGMSAYHSRLGKEVRLAKPSQFLAAERTAIEDAWPGDVIGLFDPGQYRIGDTLAEGNEVEFEGVPRFSPEYFAIVRSKDPLRRKQMEKGLEQLSEEGTVQIFQQLGMGMKDPIAGVVGALQFEVLQYRLEHEYGARIALDRLPFSHARWVVGSNFEAKSFDWEGNRQTVQDRDGLPLVLFRDDWALQHAEEKHPELKFLSEAPMVRGGVAVIDS from the coding sequence ATGACGGCCAATGAGCTCGAGCGGGAGGTCGCCCGGCGGCGCACCTTCGCGATCATCTCCCACCCCGACGCGGGCAAGACGACCCTCACCGAGAAGCTGCTGCTCTACGGCGGCGCCATCCACCTGGCCGGCAGCGTGAAGGCCAAGCGGGCGCGGCGGCACGCCACCAGTGACTGGATGGAGCTGGAGAAGGAGCGCGGCATCTCCGTCACCTCCTCGGTGCTCCAGTTCGTCTACCGCGACCATGCGGTCAACCTGCTGGACACGCCGGGCCACCAGGACTTCTCCGAGGACACGTACCGCACGCTGAGCGCGGCGGACTCCGCGGTGATGCTCATCGACGCCGCCAAGGGCGTGGAGCCGCAGACCAAGAAGCTCTTCAAGGTCTGTCGCATGCGCGGCATCCCCATCTTCACCTTCGTCAACAAGCTGGACCGCTTCGGTCGCGAGCCGCTGGAGTTGATGAACGAGCTGGAGCAGGTGCTCGGCATCCGCTCGTACCCGATGAACTGGCCCATTGGCATGGGGCCCGAGTTCCGCGGCGTCTACGAGCGCCAGAACCGCGTGGTGCACGTGTTCTCCTCCGAGGGCTCGCATGGTGAGTCCGAGGTGTCCGAGCGCTCGGTGTCCATCGACTCGGATGAAATCCGCACGGTGCTCACCGAGGCCGAGCTGGCGAAGCTGCACGAGGACATCGAGCTGCTCGACATCGGCGGAGACGAGTTCACCCGCGCCAAGTGCGACGCGGGTCAGCTGTCGCCCATGTTCTTCGGCAGCGCCATGACGAACTTCGGCGTGCGGCCCTTCCTGGACGCGTTCCTGGACCTGGCCCCGGCGCCCGCGGGGCGCACCACGCGCGGCGGCACGCGCGAGCCGTCCAACCCGAAGTTCGCCGGCTTCGTCTTCAAGATTCAGGCGAACATGGACCCGGCGCACCGCGACCGCATCGCGTTCATGCGCGTGGTGAGCGGACGCTACGTGAAGGGCATGAGCGCCTACCACTCGCGCCTGGGCAAGGAAGTGCGGCTCGCCAAGCCCAGCCAGTTCCTCGCCGCCGAGCGCACCGCCATCGAGGACGCGTGGCCGGGCGACGTCATCGGCTTGTTCGACCCGGGCCAGTACCGCATCGGCGACACGCTGGCCGAGGGCAACGAGGTGGAGTTCGAGGGCGTGCCGCGCTTCAGCCCCGAGTACTTCGCCATCGTCCGCTCCAAGGACCCCCTGCGCCGCAAGCAGATGGAGAAGGGCCTGGAGCAGCTCTCCGAGGAGGGCACGGTGCAGATCTTCCAGCAGCTCGGGATGGGCATGAAGGACCCCATCGCGGGCGTGGTCGGCGCGCTCCAGTTCGAAGTGCTGCAGTACCGCCTGGAGCACGAGTACGGCGCGCGCATCGCGTTGGACCGGCTGCCGTTCAGCCACGCGCGCTGGGTGGTGGGCTCCAACTTCGAGGCCAAGTCCTTCGACTGGGAGGGCAACCGCCAGACGGTGCAGGACCGCGACGGATTGCCGCTGGTCCTCTTCCGCGATGACTGGGCGCTCCAGCACGCCGAGGAGAAGCACCCGGAGCTGAAGTTCCTCTCCGAGGCGCCCATGGTGCGCGGGGGCGTCGCGGTCATCGACTCCTGA
- a CDS encoding DNA-binding protein has protein sequence MAVGWKSNVDIADTLERVADLLETQDAMPFRVTAYRNAARSVAQWPSSVADLLAADGEAGLRKLPGVGKSIAAAIAEWVHTGHLALLQRLEAEVSPEALLASVPGLGPELAHRIHDTLGVSTLEELEQAAHDGRLERVEGFGPRRAEQVRELLSARLSRSRRAGDIGPMESPAPDVALLLQVDQEYRQRAEAGTLRRIAPRRFNPSGEAWLPVFSRTVEGWAMRALFSNTALAHQQGTTHDWVVLYYEREDAGGQCTVVTARSGPLEGLRVVRGRETECLAYYGRGPEVPSPVSH, from the coding sequence ATGGCCGTGGGATGGAAGAGCAACGTCGACATCGCGGACACGCTGGAGCGCGTGGCGGACCTGCTGGAGACCCAGGACGCCATGCCCTTCCGCGTGACGGCGTATCGCAACGCCGCGCGCTCCGTCGCGCAGTGGCCCAGCTCGGTGGCGGACCTGCTCGCCGCGGACGGTGAGGCCGGGCTGCGAAAGCTGCCCGGGGTGGGCAAGAGCATCGCGGCGGCCATCGCCGAGTGGGTGCACACCGGGCACCTGGCCCTGCTCCAGCGGCTGGAGGCGGAGGTGTCTCCCGAGGCCCTGCTCGCCAGCGTGCCCGGGCTGGGGCCGGAGCTGGCCCACCGCATCCACGACACCCTGGGTGTGTCCACGCTGGAGGAGCTGGAGCAGGCGGCGCACGACGGCCGGCTGGAGCGCGTGGAGGGCTTCGGACCCCGGCGCGCCGAGCAGGTCCGCGAGCTGCTCTCGGCGAGGCTGAGCCGCTCCCGCCGAGCCGGAGACATCGGGCCCATGGAGAGCCCCGCGCCGGACGTCGCCCTGCTGCTTCAGGTGGACCAGGAGTACCGCCAGCGCGCGGAGGCGGGGACGCTGCGGCGCATCGCGCCCCGGCGCTTCAATCCCTCGGGCGAGGCGTGGCTCCCGGTGTTCAGCCGCACGGTGGAGGGCTGGGCCATGCGAGCCCTCTTCTCCAACACCGCGCTGGCGCACCAGCAGGGCACCACCCACGACTGGGTGGTCCTCTACTACGAGCGCGAGGATGCGGGCGGACAGTGCACCGTGGTCACCGCGCGAAGCGGCCCGCTGGAAGGACTGCGCGTGGTGCGGGGGCGCGAGACGGAGTGCCTCGCGTACTACGGGCGGGGCCCCGAGGTGCCCTCGCCCGTCTCTCACTGA
- a CDS encoding kelch-like protein — MKNLVWLGWMAGLALVVSACAPDDALRAPEPGHARARLDDASTWTSTAPMGTARVDHSATLLRSGYVLVAGGATANAELYDPRLSRWYALPAMSAFRQRHTATLLPSGKVLVAGGNASTQAVGTAEVYDPDSYSWTLTASFDAPRSQHTATLLGNGKVLLVGGDNGSGKALATALLFDATTSAWTATGGLAAARLGHGATLLPSGQVLVTGGRSAASGEVLTSAELYDPATGQWRSVASMNLPRVGHTSTLLLSGKVLVAGGFAGSLATSSSEVFDPATGQWTRTGELPTACALHTATLLASGQVLVAGGSSGGSSYLDGAALFDPATGAWSATHSMTARRGGHTATLLPSGEVFATGGVPEAGTRHASTERYHPPVLPWQPTTGMALSRAQHTAVTLATGQVLVAGGTGTSGEALLASELYDEQRGTWTATGPLGAKRFLHSATVLGSGGVLVVGGQADATTYLSSAELYDPQRGAWTPVPSMSVRRARHTATVLRSGQVLVTGGWTGASTSSNLSVTELYDPGLGKWSTVGAMTKARAFHTATLLDSGLVLVTGGTTPEGDVATASAELYDPASGTWRATGSMTMPRYGHVAMPLASGRVLVVGGWGQGGALRSAEIYDPLTGLWTPVAAMGFPRYAPRATVLATGRVLVVTGDGGSELGMLDSAEAFDPNTGLWSPAGTLSARSTQNDVTLLRSGRVLVPGGYGSSGALSTSELYVPAG, encoded by the coding sequence ATGAAGAACCTGGTCTGGCTCGGCTGGATGGCCGGGCTCGCGCTCGTCGTGTCTGCCTGCGCACCTGATGATGCACTCCGGGCCCCCGAGCCCGGTCACGCGCGGGCCCGCCTGGACGACGCCTCCACCTGGACTTCCACTGCACCCATGGGCACCGCGCGCGTGGACCACAGCGCGACGCTCCTTCGCTCGGGCTATGTGCTGGTGGCGGGCGGCGCCACCGCCAACGCCGAGCTGTATGACCCGCGCCTCAGTCGCTGGTACGCGCTGCCGGCCATGAGCGCGTTCCGGCAGCGGCACACCGCCACGCTGCTTCCGTCCGGCAAGGTGCTCGTGGCGGGCGGCAATGCCTCCACGCAAGCGGTGGGCACCGCGGAGGTCTACGACCCGGACAGCTACTCCTGGACGCTCACGGCCTCGTTCGATGCGCCGCGCAGCCAGCACACCGCCACGTTGTTGGGCAACGGCAAGGTCCTCCTGGTGGGCGGTGACAATGGCTCCGGGAAGGCGCTGGCCACGGCGCTGCTCTTCGATGCGACCACCTCCGCGTGGACGGCCACGGGCGGTCTCGCCGCGGCGCGGCTGGGACACGGCGCCACGCTGCTGCCTTCAGGGCAGGTGCTGGTGACGGGCGGGCGCTCCGCGGCGAGCGGCGAGGTGCTCACCAGCGCGGAGCTGTATGACCCGGCGACGGGCCAGTGGCGGAGCGTGGCCTCCATGAACCTGCCGCGCGTGGGGCACACGTCCACGCTGCTCCTGTCCGGCAAGGTGCTGGTGGCGGGCGGCTTCGCGGGCAGCCTCGCCACCTCGAGTTCCGAGGTGTTCGACCCGGCCACGGGGCAGTGGACGCGGACGGGCGAGCTGCCCACCGCGTGCGCGCTGCACACCGCCACGCTGCTCGCGTCCGGACAGGTGCTGGTGGCGGGCGGCTCCAGCGGCGGCTCGTCGTACCTGGACGGCGCGGCGCTGTTCGACCCGGCCACGGGCGCCTGGAGCGCCACGCACTCCATGACGGCGCGGCGCGGCGGGCACACCGCCACGCTGCTGCCCTCCGGGGAGGTGTTCGCCACGGGCGGCGTGCCCGAGGCTGGCACCCGCCACGCATCCACGGAGCGCTACCACCCGCCCGTGCTGCCATGGCAGCCCACCACGGGCATGGCCTTGTCGCGCGCGCAACACACGGCGGTGACGCTTGCGACCGGGCAGGTGCTCGTCGCGGGGGGCACGGGCACGAGCGGCGAGGCGCTGCTGGCCTCGGAGCTGTACGACGAGCAGCGCGGGACGTGGACCGCCACGGGCCCGCTGGGCGCGAAGCGCTTCTTGCACTCGGCCACGGTGCTCGGCTCCGGCGGCGTGCTGGTGGTGGGGGGGCAGGCCGACGCGACCACGTACCTGTCGAGCGCGGAGCTGTATGACCCGCAGCGCGGCGCGTGGACGCCGGTGCCGAGCATGTCGGTGCGTCGCGCGCGGCACACGGCCACGGTGCTGCGCTCGGGGCAGGTGCTGGTGACGGGCGGTTGGACGGGCGCGTCCACCTCCTCGAACCTGTCTGTCACGGAGCTCTATGACCCCGGGCTCGGGAAGTGGTCGACGGTGGGCGCGATGACCAAGGCGCGCGCCTTCCACACCGCGACGCTGCTCGACTCGGGGCTCGTGTTGGTGACGGGCGGCACCACGCCCGAGGGCGACGTGGCCACCGCCAGCGCCGAGCTGTACGACCCGGCCTCGGGAACGTGGCGCGCGACGGGCAGCATGACGATGCCGCGCTACGGACACGTGGCGATGCCGCTCGCGTCCGGCCGGGTGCTGGTGGTGGGCGGCTGGGGTCAGGGCGGCGCGCTGCGCTCGGCGGAGATTTATGACCCGCTCACGGGGCTGTGGACGCCCGTGGCCGCCATGGGCTTCCCGCGCTACGCGCCGCGCGCCACGGTGCTGGCCACCGGTCGGGTGCTGGTGGTGACGGGCGACGGTGGCAGCGAGCTGGGCATGCTCGACTCCGCCGAGGCCTTCGACCCGAACACCGGGCTCTGGTCTCCCGCGGGCACGCTGTCCGCGCGCAGCACGCAGAACGACGTGACGCTGCTGCGCTCCGGACGCGTCCTCGTTCCCGGGGGCTACGGCTCCAGCGGCGCGCTCTCCACCTCGGAGCTGTATGTCCCAGCGGGGTGA
- a CDS encoding ABC-2 family transporter protein produces MLRRYLRLLGVQLKASGLQALQYRADFLTDGATSLAWTFTALAPLLVVYGERPSIAGWTFSEALLVVGWFTLLQGVLEGAINPSLTGVVEHIRKGTLDFVLLKPADAQFLVSTQRFLPWRAINVLTGVGLFIYAFWKLGRWPSGPGLLASVVLLGTSTLLLYSLWILTVSAAFVVVRVDNLTYFFTSIFDAARWPSSVFRGGLALFFTFVIPLALMTTYPAEAMLGRLPWQSLVGAVLGSLVFAWVARRVWLRSIGHYTSASS; encoded by the coding sequence ATGCTGCGGCGATATCTCAGACTGCTGGGCGTGCAGCTGAAGGCCTCGGGCCTGCAGGCGCTCCAGTACCGCGCGGACTTCCTCACGGATGGGGCCACGTCGCTGGCGTGGACGTTCACGGCGCTGGCGCCGCTGCTCGTCGTCTACGGCGAGCGGCCGAGCATCGCGGGGTGGACCTTCAGTGAGGCGCTGCTGGTGGTGGGCTGGTTCACCTTGCTCCAGGGGGTGTTGGAGGGCGCCATCAATCCCAGCCTCACCGGCGTGGTGGAGCACATCCGCAAGGGCACGCTGGACTTCGTGTTGCTCAAGCCCGCGGATGCGCAGTTCCTGGTGTCCACCCAACGCTTCCTGCCCTGGCGCGCCATCAACGTGCTCACGGGCGTGGGGCTGTTCATCTATGCCTTCTGGAAGCTGGGGCGCTGGCCGTCCGGGCCGGGGCTGCTCGCGTCCGTCGTGCTGCTGGGCACCAGCACGCTCTTGCTCTACTCGCTGTGGATCCTCACGGTGAGCGCCGCGTTCGTCGTGGTGCGCGTGGACAACCTCACGTACTTCTTCACCTCCATCTTCGACGCCGCGCGTTGGCCCTCGTCGGTGTTCCGGGGCGGGCTGGCGCTGTTCTTCACCTTCGTCATTCCGCTGGCGCTGATGACCACGTATCCGGCGGAGGCCATGCTGGGCCGGCTGCCGTGGCAGTCATTGGTGGGCGCGGTGCTGGGCTCGCTGGTGTTCGCCTGGGTGGCGCGTCGCGTGTGGTTGCGCTCCATCGGGCACTACACCTCCGCGAGCAGCTAG
- a CDS encoding ABC-2 family transporter protein: protein MSLRNTVRAFPTLLKVGFSEAVAYRAELLVWVLSTTMPLIMMALWTAVARTAPVGRFGQADFVGYFLATFAVRQLISSWAAWLINWEVKQGTLSMRLLRPISPLWAYAAENIAAFPMRLVVAMPVTVLGVVFVGWQVVPRSAVGWVLFAVSIVGGWLITFLTNAIIGSLSLFMDSSQKLMEVYLVLFFVCSGYMYPVELFPEGLRSLIDWLPFRYQMGLPTELMTGAHETAEALRLLAFQWGWVTVLAVGTTVVWRYGLRRFAAFGG, encoded by the coding sequence ATGAGCCTGCGCAACACCGTGCGGGCCTTCCCCACGCTCTTGAAGGTGGGGTTCTCCGAGGCGGTGGCGTACCGGGCGGAGCTGCTCGTCTGGGTGCTGTCCACCACCATGCCGCTCATCATGATGGCGCTGTGGACGGCGGTGGCGCGCACGGCGCCGGTGGGGCGCTTCGGGCAGGCGGACTTCGTGGGCTACTTCCTGGCCACGTTCGCGGTGCGCCAGCTCATCAGCTCGTGGGCCGCGTGGCTCATCAACTGGGAGGTGAAGCAGGGCACGCTGTCCATGCGCCTCCTGCGTCCCATCTCTCCCTTGTGGGCCTACGCGGCGGAGAACATCGCGGCGTTCCCCATGCGCCTCGTGGTGGCGATGCCGGTGACGGTGCTGGGCGTGGTCTTCGTGGGGTGGCAGGTGGTGCCGCGCTCCGCCGTGGGCTGGGTCCTCTTCGCCGTGTCCATCGTGGGCGGGTGGCTCATCACCTTCCTCACCAACGCCATCATCGGCTCCTTGAGCCTCTTCATGGACAGCAGCCAGAAGCTGATGGAGGTGTACCTGGTGCTGTTCTTCGTGTGCTCCGGGTACATGTACCCGGTGGAGCTGTTTCCCGAGGGGCTGCGCTCGCTCATCGACTGGCTCCCGTTCCGCTATCAGATGGGCCTGCCCACGGAGCTGATGACGGGCGCGCATGAGACGGCCGAGGCGCTGCGGCTGCTCGCCTTTCAGTGGGGCTGGGTGACCGTGTTGGCGGTGGGGACGACGGTGGTGTGGCGGTACGGACTGCGGCGCTTCGCGGCGTTCGGAGGGTAG